A stretch of the Archangium violaceum genome encodes the following:
- a CDS encoding Y-family DNA polymerase — MRLGYLHFSRFPVQRKVIELPELAGKPFVLAEEVRGQQRVACASTSALKAGVRPGMTLTAANALEPSLRHFPYRPEEERRALVGIGEMLMSLAPGFQLSAPDGLWFDAGAAHLVKGEEGLCAKVLALCSELGWRGRVVVASDKFTARTLARYGARRMDVVPEGEGAQALAPLPLSALEGPEQTAFAALGLTTLGEVAALPVGAVTARGGSAGMRAHTRCRGGDETPFIAEVLEEVLEERLTLEWPAESLEPLQFALKTVLDRLCGRLGGRRRAAVRLNLTLKLDPSGQAVVPLTLARPTAQSKMLLDLTRHRLSDVRLEGPVAGLILRVEEDCEDRGQQLSLGDAPEGDAALEVVLSRLATALGEDSLFMASLEDTHRPEDAYAAKAFRPPVMHRGLEGELLQSVEAAEPVPEVLHERPSRMLGSPTTIDVEMTASGELLAARLGGRKRRVTALVGPERLSGDWWDERPYSRDYYRVHFEGLGQAWVFRDARDGRFYLQGLFD; from the coding sequence ATGCGATTGGGGTATCTGCACTTCTCGCGCTTCCCGGTGCAGCGCAAGGTCATCGAGCTGCCGGAACTGGCGGGCAAGCCCTTCGTGCTGGCGGAGGAGGTGCGCGGCCAGCAGCGGGTGGCGTGCGCGTCCACGAGCGCGCTGAAGGCCGGCGTGCGGCCGGGGATGACGCTCACCGCGGCGAACGCGCTGGAGCCGTCGCTGCGGCACTTCCCCTACCGGCCCGAGGAGGAGAGACGGGCGTTGGTGGGGATCGGCGAGATGCTGATGTCGCTGGCCCCGGGCTTCCAGTTGTCGGCGCCGGACGGACTGTGGTTCGACGCGGGGGCGGCGCACCTGGTGAAGGGGGAGGAGGGGCTGTGCGCGAAGGTGCTGGCCCTGTGCTCGGAGCTGGGCTGGCGGGGGCGGGTGGTGGTGGCCTCGGACAAGTTCACCGCGCGGACGTTGGCCCGGTATGGGGCACGGCGGATGGACGTGGTGCCGGAGGGGGAGGGCGCGCAGGCGCTGGCCCCGTTGCCGCTGAGTGCCCTGGAGGGTCCGGAGCAGACGGCGTTCGCGGCGCTCGGGCTGACCACGCTGGGCGAGGTGGCGGCGCTGCCCGTGGGGGCGGTGACGGCTCGAGGTGGCTCCGCCGGCATGCGGGCGCACACGCGCTGCCGGGGCGGGGATGAGACGCCCTTCATCGCCGAGGTGTTGGAGGAGGTGCTGGAGGAGCGGCTGACGCTGGAGTGGCCGGCCGAGTCGTTGGAGCCGCTCCAGTTCGCGCTCAAGACGGTGTTGGATCGGCTCTGTGGGCGACTGGGGGGACGGCGCCGCGCGGCCGTACGGCTGAACCTCACGTTGAAGTTGGATCCGTCGGGCCAGGCGGTGGTGCCGCTCACGCTGGCGAGGCCGACGGCGCAGTCGAAGATGCTGTTGGACCTGACGAGGCACCGGCTGTCGGACGTGCGGCTCGAGGGTCCGGTGGCGGGGCTGATCCTCCGGGTGGAGGAGGACTGCGAGGACCGGGGTCAGCAGCTCTCGCTGGGGGACGCGCCCGAGGGAGACGCGGCGCTGGAGGTGGTGCTCTCCCGGCTGGCGACGGCGCTGGGCGAGGACTCGCTCTTCATGGCGTCGCTGGAGGACACGCACCGCCCCGAGGACGCGTATGCGGCGAAGGCCTTCCGGCCACCGGTCATGCACCGGGGATTGGAGGGCGAGCTGCTCCAGTCGGTGGAGGCGGCGGAGCCCGTGCCCGAGGTGCTGCACGAGCGGCCCTCGCGGATGTTGGGGTCGCCGACGACGATCGACGTGGAGATGACGGCCTCGGGGGAGTTGCTGGCGGCGAGGCTCGGGGGACGCAAGCGCCGGGTGACGGCGCTGGTGGGCCCGGAGCGGCTGAGCGGCGATTGGTGGGACGAGCGCCCGTACAGCCGGGACTACTACCGGGTGCACTTCGAGGGTCTGGGGCAGGCGTGGGTGTTCCGGGACGCGCGGGACGGCCGCTTCTACCTGCAGGGCCTGTTCGATTGA
- a CDS encoding aldo/keto reductase, producing the protein MKYANLGHTGLKVSRICLGCMSYGTPTWRPWVLDEEASQPFFRRAVEAGINFFDTANMYSLGVSEEVTGRALRNYARMEEVVIATKVYFPMNDRPNMGGLSRKNVVQACEASLRRLGVETIDLYQIHRMDPETPMEETLSALDLLVRQGKVRYIGASSSQAWKFARALSISERNGWARFVSMQNHYNLVYREEEREMMPLCEAEGIGVIPWSPLARGLLAGTRKALDDKQSTTRASSDAYAAALYDNPHDWDVVEAVKKVASAKGHTPAEVSLAWLLSKPAVMAPIIGATKLEHLDAAIRSVDVTLTPDEVKALEAPYQPHAVRGM; encoded by the coding sequence ATGAAATACGCCAACCTGGGCCATACCGGATTGAAGGTGTCTCGCATCTGCCTGGGGTGCATGAGCTACGGCACCCCCACGTGGCGCCCGTGGGTGCTGGACGAGGAGGCCTCGCAGCCCTTCTTCCGCCGGGCGGTGGAGGCTGGCATCAACTTCTTCGACACCGCGAACATGTACTCGCTCGGGGTGAGCGAGGAGGTCACCGGCCGCGCGCTGCGCAACTACGCGCGGATGGAGGAGGTGGTGATCGCCACCAAGGTCTACTTCCCCATGAACGACCGGCCCAACATGGGCGGGCTGTCGCGCAAGAACGTGGTGCAGGCGTGCGAGGCGAGCCTGAGGCGGCTCGGGGTGGAGACGATCGATCTGTACCAGATCCACCGGATGGATCCGGAGACGCCGATGGAGGAGACGCTGTCCGCGCTGGATCTGCTCGTGCGGCAGGGAAAGGTCCGCTACATCGGCGCGAGCTCGTCCCAGGCGTGGAAGTTCGCCAGGGCGCTGAGCATCTCCGAGCGCAACGGCTGGGCGCGCTTCGTGTCGATGCAGAACCACTACAACCTCGTCTACCGCGAGGAGGAGCGGGAGATGATGCCCCTGTGCGAGGCGGAGGGCATCGGCGTGATTCCCTGGTCCCCGCTGGCACGCGGGCTGCTCGCGGGCACGCGCAAGGCGCTGGATGACAAGCAGTCCACGACGCGAGCCAGCTCGGACGCGTACGCGGCGGCGCTCTACGACAACCCACACGACTGGGACGTGGTGGAGGCAGTGAAGAAGGTGGCCTCGGCCAAGGGCCACACCCCCGCCGAGGTGTCCCTGGCGTGGCTGCTGTCCAAGCCGGCCGTGATGGCCCCCATCATCGGCGCCACGAAGCTGGAGCACCTGGACGCGGCCATCCGCTCGGTGGACGTGACGCTCACCCCGGACGAGGTGAAGGCGCTCGAGGCGCCCTACCAGCCCCACGCCGTGCGCGGGATGTAG
- the lon gene encoding endopeptidase La, whose amino-acid sequence MSDDKKKGSAAAAMPAAMAPPGMINKEDIPQVLPILPLRNSVFFPGGVLPLAVGRQKTIALIKDAVRDDQVIGVVTQRRAEEEDPGASDLYTMGTVARIVKLLKMGEDNYSLVVQGLARFRVLDLVQEAPYLKARVDAVEDRTSAENVEVEALGINLKKLAREVIELMPELPAAATELVESITHPGHLADLIAANVDVPIEEKQAVLETVDLKARMKLVLELLNRKREILKLSNKIDSAVKGEMSKTQREYYLRQQLKAIKEELGEMGEEEEELDELQERLKKAGLPPDVEKVANKELNRLKTIPAASSEYTVARTYLDWIADLPWAKLSEDNLDIENARQTLDKDHYGIKKVKKRILEYLAVRKLKNDMRGPILCLVGPPGVGKTSLGQSIAKAVGRKFVRLSLGGVRDEAEIRGHRRTYVGALPGRFIQSMKKAGTKNPVMMLDEIDKLGADFRGDPSAALLEVLDPEQNNTFSDHYLDVPFDLSKVLFIATANQLDPIPGPLRDRMEIIELSGYTFEEKQSIARIHLVPKQLKEHGLSPDHITITDEALLTLTTSYTREAGVRNLERRIADICRAVAVEVAGGKTDKQNIDGNRVKEILGPEMFYSEVAERTEVPGVATGLAWTAAGGDLLFIEATKMAGKGGMTLTGQLGDVMKESATAALSYLRSKAEALGINPNFLEKTDLHLHFPAGSIPKDGPSAGVTILTALTSLLTGIRVRGDTAMTGEATLRGLVLPVGGIKEKVLAAHRAGIKRVILPERCRKDLQDVPEQAKNDIEFIFATRMDEVLDAALEKSPFKTPVAPPEGGEKTVPPQPEPTPEVRA is encoded by the coding sequence ATGTCCGACGACAAGAAGAAGGGTTCCGCCGCTGCAGCCATGCCGGCGGCCATGGCGCCCCCGGGGATGATCAACAAGGAGGACATCCCGCAGGTCCTCCCCATTCTCCCCTTGCGCAATTCAGTTTTCTTTCCGGGTGGCGTGCTGCCGCTCGCGGTGGGGCGGCAGAAGACGATCGCCCTCATCAAGGACGCGGTCCGTGACGACCAGGTGATCGGCGTCGTCACCCAGCGCCGCGCCGAGGAGGAGGACCCGGGTGCGTCCGACCTCTACACCATGGGCACCGTTGCCCGTATCGTGAAGCTCCTGAAGATGGGCGAGGACAACTACTCGCTCGTCGTCCAGGGCCTGGCGCGCTTCCGCGTGCTCGACCTGGTCCAGGAGGCCCCCTACCTCAAGGCCCGCGTGGACGCCGTGGAGGACAGGACCTCCGCGGAGAACGTCGAGGTCGAGGCCCTGGGCATCAACCTCAAGAAGCTGGCCCGCGAGGTCATCGAGCTGATGCCGGAGCTGCCGGCCGCCGCGACCGAGCTGGTCGAGTCCATCACCCACCCCGGCCACCTGGCGGACCTCATCGCCGCCAACGTGGACGTGCCCATCGAGGAGAAGCAGGCCGTCCTCGAGACGGTGGACCTCAAGGCGCGGATGAAGCTCGTGCTCGAGCTGCTCAACCGCAAGCGCGAGATCCTCAAGCTCTCCAACAAGATCGACTCCGCCGTGAAGGGCGAGATGTCGAAGACCCAGCGCGAGTACTACCTGCGCCAGCAGCTCAAGGCGATCAAGGAAGAGCTCGGCGAGATGGGCGAGGAGGAGGAGGAGCTCGACGAGCTGCAGGAGCGCCTGAAGAAGGCCGGCCTGCCGCCCGACGTGGAGAAGGTGGCCAACAAGGAGCTCAACCGCCTGAAGACGATTCCGGCGGCCTCCAGCGAGTACACCGTCGCGCGCACCTACCTCGATTGGATCGCGGACCTGCCCTGGGCCAAGCTCAGCGAGGACAACCTCGACATCGAGAACGCGCGGCAGACGCTCGACAAGGACCACTACGGCATCAAGAAGGTGAAGAAGCGCATCCTGGAGTACCTGGCGGTGCGCAAGCTCAAGAACGACATGCGTGGGCCCATCCTCTGCCTGGTGGGGCCGCCGGGTGTCGGTAAGACGTCGCTGGGTCAGAGCATCGCCAAGGCGGTGGGCCGCAAGTTCGTGCGCCTGTCGCTCGGTGGCGTGCGTGACGAGGCGGAGATCCGTGGCCACCGGCGTACCTACGTCGGCGCGCTGCCGGGCCGGTTCATCCAGAGCATGAAGAAGGCCGGGACGAAGAACCCGGTGATGATGCTCGATGAGATCGACAAGCTCGGCGCGGACTTCCGCGGCGACCCGAGCGCGGCGCTGCTCGAGGTGCTGGATCCGGAGCAGAACAACACGTTCAGCGACCACTACCTGGACGTGCCGTTCGATCTGTCCAAGGTGCTCTTCATCGCCACGGCGAACCAGCTGGATCCGATCCCTGGCCCGCTCCGTGATCGCATGGAGATCATCGAGCTCTCCGGCTACACCTTCGAGGAGAAGCAGAGCATCGCGCGCATCCACCTGGTGCCCAAGCAGCTCAAGGAGCACGGGTTGAGCCCGGACCACATCACCATCACGGACGAGGCGTTGCTGACGCTGACGACCTCGTACACGCGTGAGGCCGGTGTGCGTAACCTGGAGCGCCGCATCGCGGACATCTGCCGCGCGGTGGCGGTCGAGGTGGCCGGCGGGAAGACCGACAAGCAGAACATCGATGGAAACCGGGTCAAGGAGATCCTCGGGCCCGAGATGTTCTACTCGGAGGTGGCGGAGCGCACGGAGGTTCCGGGCGTGGCCACGGGTCTGGCGTGGACCGCGGCGGGCGGCGACCTGCTCTTCATCGAGGCGACCAAGATGGCGGGCAAGGGCGGCATGACGCTCACCGGCCAGCTCGGCGACGTGATGAAGGAGAGCGCCACGGCGGCGCTGAGCTACCTGCGCAGCAAGGCGGAGGCGCTCGGCATCAACCCGAACTTCCTCGAGAAGACGGACCTGCACCTGCACTTCCCCGCGGGCTCCATCCCGAAGGACGGGCCTTCGGCGGGCGTGACGATCCTCACGGCGCTCACCAGCCTGCTGACGGGCATCCGGGTGCGCGGTGACACGGCGATGACGGGCGAGGCGACGCTGCGTGGCCTGGTGCTGCCGGTGGGCGGCATCAAGGAGAAGGTGCTGGCGGCTCACCGCGCGGGCATCAAGCGCGTCATCCTCCCGGAGCGCTGCCGGAAGGATCTGCAGGACGTGCCGGAGCAGGCGAAGAACGACATCGAGTTCATCTTCGCCACCCGCATGGACGAGGTGCTCGACGCGGCGCTGGAGAAGTCGCCGTTCAAGACGCCGGTGGCTCCGCCCGAGGGTGGGGAGAAGACGGTTCCTCCCCAGCCCGAGCCGACCCCCGAGGTCCGCGCCTAG
- a CDS encoding pentapeptide repeat-containing protein, with protein MSESSEKDMRMDTELADKLERHALWLESRGKQGERFLLQDGDLSGRELCAENLTEAVLPGTRFDGGDLVMAKLHGANLASASFVQANLSGVQMTKANLDYASLREANLREANALRASFYEADLQGADLSGADLRGAFLVNANLESTCLRGAQLEGASLEGANLTGAQLYGTELSGALDLASIRASWISLGPEQSPSRLEGDALRNWLNAAGAAK; from the coding sequence GTGAGCGAATCGAGCGAGAAGGACATGCGCATGGATACGGAGCTTGCTGACAAACTGGAACGACATGCCTTGTGGCTTGAGTCACGGGGAAAGCAGGGCGAACGTTTTCTGCTCCAGGATGGAGATCTCTCTGGGCGGGAGTTGTGTGCCGAGAACCTCACGGAGGCCGTTCTCCCTGGCACACGCTTCGATGGGGGGGACCTGGTCATGGCGAAGCTTCATGGCGCCAATCTCGCCTCGGCCTCCTTCGTTCAGGCCAATCTCTCCGGAGTCCAGATGACCAAGGCCAATCTGGATTATGCCTCTCTGAGGGAAGCCAATCTGCGTGAGGCCAATGCCTTACGGGCGAGCTTCTACGAGGCGGATCTCCAAGGCGCGGACCTTTCCGGTGCTGATCTCCGTGGCGCTTTTCTCGTCAACGCCAACCTGGAGTCCACTTGCCTGCGAGGTGCTCAACTGGAAGGGGCCAGTCTTGAGGGTGCCAACCTCACGGGAGCGCAGTTGTACGGTACGGAGCTGAGCGGTGCATTGGATCTCGCCTCCATCCGCGCATCCTGGATTTCGCTGGGCCCTGAGCAGTCCCCTTCCAGGCTCGAAGGTGATGCGTTGCGGAACTGGCTGAATGCAGCAGGTGCCGCGAAGTGA
- a CDS encoding N-acetylmuramoyl-L-alanine amidase family protein: MSKTSTWPLLLPLILIAAGCEEQARAEPFASEPPPAPAALPLREPTVVAPPVWPAASAPLTVARVEFPRGFGRKRIYLDAGHGAPGNTGNTSATCEQEESFTLRVAEDLARRLEATGHFQVKLSRKAGQRTAYPDRLEEAKRWRAELFLSLHSDARGETSWWMAGPDRWCPRNDAAPGYSVLYADDIDEPLLSRRLTLARALARRMGEAGFLPYGGEDYVGLYAPDSEQPGTFVSRHLPGQRIFVLRKPPMPSVIIETHHALDHEEVARWREERTLESFAAAVAQGVVDALTPARVSAIPTKGVTTR; this comes from the coding sequence ATGTCGAAGACGTCCACCTGGCCGCTGCTCCTCCCGCTGATCCTGATCGCCGCCGGATGCGAGGAGCAGGCCCGGGCGGAGCCCTTCGCTTCCGAGCCCCCTCCCGCCCCCGCCGCCCTCCCCCTCCGCGAACCCACCGTGGTGGCCCCACCCGTCTGGCCGGCCGCGAGCGCCCCGCTCACGGTGGCGCGGGTGGAGTTCCCCCGAGGCTTCGGGCGCAAGCGCATCTACCTGGACGCGGGGCACGGCGCGCCGGGGAACACGGGGAACACCTCGGCCACCTGCGAGCAGGAGGAGTCCTTCACGCTCCGGGTCGCGGAGGATCTGGCGCGGCGGCTGGAGGCCACGGGGCACTTCCAGGTGAAGCTGAGCCGGAAGGCGGGGCAACGGACCGCCTACCCGGACCGGCTCGAGGAGGCGAAGCGCTGGCGGGCGGAGCTCTTCCTGAGCCTCCACTCGGACGCGCGGGGCGAGACGAGCTGGTGGATGGCGGGGCCGGACCGGTGGTGCCCGCGGAACGACGCGGCCCCCGGGTACAGCGTGCTCTACGCGGACGACATCGACGAGCCCCTGCTGTCCCGGAGGCTGACACTGGCCCGGGCGCTGGCCCGGCGCATGGGTGAGGCGGGGTTCCTCCCCTACGGAGGCGAGGACTACGTGGGCCTGTACGCACCCGATTCCGAGCAACCGGGGACGTTCGTGAGCCGGCATCTGCCGGGGCAGCGCATCTTCGTGCTGCGCAAGCCGCCCATGCCCTCGGTCATCATCGAGACGCACCACGCGCTGGACCACGAGGAGGTGGCGCGCTGGCGCGAGGAACGGACACTGGAGTCCTTCGCGGCGGCGGTGGCGCAAGGAGTGGTGGACGCGCTGACCCCCGCGCGGGTAAGCGCCATTCCAACCAAAGGAGTGACCACCCGATGA
- a CDS encoding acyl-CoA dehydrogenase family protein → MKRLALSELLGVADQVAREVVAPEVTRVDGEGRWPEAGLRALQAAGLGGLVVPAAFGGQGQGLVALARTCEVLGRVCASTAICFGMHCVGSAVLAAKATPFQQRTFLEPIAAGEHLTTLALSESGTGAHFYLPQTRLTAVPGGYRLEGAKSFVTNGGHADSYVVSTLASGAAAQPGDFSCVLLPAQAENLAWEGSWEGVGMRGNSARTLLLQGVFVPATHLLGQEGDEIWYVFNVVAPYFLIAMAGTYLGIASSALEEATAHLKRRHYSHGGASPSSQAVLQHRLGTLWAIVERTRLLIHSAAARGDEGEATALAALCSAKAEVADCAVHVVNEAMTLVGGRGYSESGSPLFRHLRDARAAHVMSPTTDILRTWVGRALLDLPLLGE, encoded by the coding sequence TTGAAGCGGTTGGCTCTCAGTGAGTTGCTGGGCGTGGCGGACCAGGTGGCGCGTGAGGTCGTTGCCCCCGAAGTCACCCGGGTCGACGGCGAAGGACGCTGGCCGGAGGCGGGCCTGCGTGCCCTCCAGGCGGCGGGGCTGGGGGGTCTGGTCGTCCCCGCGGCCTTCGGTGGTCAAGGGCAGGGGCTCGTCGCGCTCGCGCGAACCTGCGAGGTGCTCGGCCGCGTCTGTGCCTCGACGGCCATCTGCTTCGGGATGCACTGCGTGGGGTCCGCGGTCCTCGCCGCCAAGGCGACCCCCTTTCAGCAACGGACGTTCCTGGAGCCCATCGCCGCGGGTGAGCACCTCACCACCCTGGCGCTCAGCGAGTCGGGCACCGGGGCTCACTTCTACCTGCCCCAGACGCGGCTCACCGCCGTCCCCGGGGGCTACCGGCTCGAGGGCGCGAAGTCCTTCGTCACCAATGGCGGGCATGCGGACTCCTACGTCGTCTCGACCCTGGCCTCGGGCGCGGCCGCCCAGCCGGGAGACTTCTCCTGCGTCCTCCTTCCCGCCCAGGCGGAGAACCTGGCGTGGGAGGGGTCCTGGGAAGGGGTCGGCATGCGAGGCAACTCGGCTCGGACGCTGCTGCTCCAGGGCGTCTTCGTCCCGGCCACCCACCTGCTCGGCCAGGAGGGGGATGAGATCTGGTACGTCTTCAACGTCGTGGCGCCGTACTTCCTCATCGCCATGGCGGGGACGTACCTGGGAATCGCGAGCAGCGCGCTGGAGGAGGCCACCGCGCACCTGAAGCGCCGGCACTACTCCCACGGGGGCGCGTCTCCTTCCAGCCAGGCCGTGCTCCAGCACCGGCTGGGAACGCTCTGGGCCATCGTCGAGCGCACGCGGCTGCTCATCCACAGCGCCGCCGCGAGGGGAGACGAGGGCGAGGCCACCGCCCTCGCGGCGCTCTGCTCAGCCAAGGCCGAGGTCGCCGACTGCGCCGTCCACGTCGTGAACGAGGCGATGACGCTCGTGGGGGGACGGGGCTACTCCGAGAGTGGCTCGCCCCTCTTCCGCCACCTGCGTGACGCGCGCGCGGCCCACGTCATGTCGCCCACCACCGACATCCTGCGCACCTGGGTGGGACGTGCCCTTCTCGACCTGCCGTTGCTGGGGGAATGA
- a CDS encoding ImuA family protein, with product MSGAAEKLSVTVEALREQIRRLQAAPRKYLAALRTGVEAFDALLPGGGLPLGQVVELWGEAASGRTSLALRAVAAAHREGRLCAYVDGPGELYPPAAVAAGVEPSRLLIVRPKTAEQLAWSAVQLVRSGAFACVVLDLTRGPGGRAEGGVRLSPAEGKRLMDAAGRGGSLLLLLTAPEAPGDGMMRLRTEARGDSGLSVEVVRSRQGGIGSRALVPWRALHPAQADAESPWGQELLPTEDVTVPELERETAPREGHRGILGQRPGRDAPMPSLRPSLEAGSALH from the coding sequence ATGAGTGGGGCGGCTGAGAAGCTGTCGGTGACGGTCGAGGCGCTGAGGGAGCAGATCCGCCGGTTGCAGGCGGCGCCGCGCAAGTACCTGGCGGCGCTGCGCACGGGGGTGGAGGCCTTCGACGCGCTGCTCCCTGGGGGCGGGCTTCCATTGGGACAGGTGGTGGAGCTGTGGGGCGAGGCGGCCTCGGGGCGGACGAGCCTGGCGCTGAGGGCCGTGGCGGCTGCGCACCGGGAAGGCCGGTTGTGCGCGTACGTGGATGGACCGGGGGAGCTCTACCCGCCGGCGGCGGTGGCCGCGGGGGTGGAGCCGTCCCGGCTGCTGATCGTGCGGCCGAAGACGGCGGAGCAGCTGGCGTGGTCGGCGGTGCAGCTCGTGAGGAGCGGGGCGTTCGCGTGCGTGGTGTTGGATCTGACGCGGGGTCCGGGGGGGAGGGCCGAGGGGGGCGTGAGGCTGTCTCCGGCGGAGGGCAAGCGGCTGATGGACGCGGCGGGGCGAGGGGGGAGCCTGCTGCTGCTGCTGACGGCTCCGGAGGCCCCGGGGGACGGGATGATGCGCCTGCGCACGGAGGCGCGCGGTGATTCGGGCCTGTCGGTGGAGGTGGTGCGCAGCCGGCAGGGGGGGATTGGCTCGCGGGCGCTGGTGCCCTGGCGGGCGCTCCATCCGGCGCAGGCCGACGCGGAGTCTCCGTGGGGGCAGGAGCTGCTCCCGACCGAGGACGTGACGGTGCCGGAACTCGAGCGGGAGACGGCCCCGCGCGAGGGGCACCGGGGAATCCTGGGTCAGCGTCCGGGGCGGGACGCGCCGATGCCGTCGCTGCGTCCGAGCCTGGAAGCGGGCTCGGCCCTGCACTGA
- a CDS encoding VWA domain-containing protein, with the protein MHPLRSSALFALALWGSACTSPVEKPGSTLPGRCQAEAPLISAQKTDLLFVIDNSGSMEDEQEAVARELPAFLDELRQGNGVEQDFRVGVITTTVYLRALLDNNDYVTNYPDQSGRLQPVKDARGQPTVERYLDEGDPELLEKFRRLVRQDIKGSGQETPFEAVRLAVTPPLSTTPIADGGNGGFLRDGARLVVVVVSDEEDCSSTQRPPPVGLTADTTRDICSEEAEKLTPVREYFRILRDLRDGEGRPREVLWATIGPVGLSDKQVGVVLDTMAPDGPVVRNVDCPTSYGPGFRQREMASLFDSGLKNLDSICRASFRDTLVSIATLARTSQSIEVMNLPDPRLVQVQVTREDDSVQTCSVAGGDLTYEPSTEQLPARLFFQSSCERRPTDKKIEVKVLCAN; encoded by the coding sequence ATGCATCCCCTTCGTTCGAGCGCGCTGTTCGCCCTGGCCCTGTGGGGCTCGGCGTGTACTTCACCCGTAGAGAAGCCCGGCTCCACACTCCCTGGCCGTTGCCAGGCCGAGGCGCCCTTGATCTCGGCCCAGAAGACGGACCTGCTCTTCGTCATCGACAATTCGGGGTCGATGGAGGACGAACAGGAGGCCGTCGCCAGGGAGCTCCCCGCCTTCCTGGACGAACTCCGCCAGGGGAACGGCGTGGAGCAGGACTTCCGCGTGGGGGTCATCACCACGACGGTCTACCTGCGCGCGTTACTGGATAACAACGACTACGTGACCAACTATCCCGATCAGTCCGGGCGGTTGCAGCCGGTGAAGGACGCACGGGGCCAGCCCACGGTCGAGCGCTACCTGGACGAGGGGGACCCGGAGCTGTTGGAGAAATTCCGCCGGCTGGTGCGGCAGGACATCAAGGGGAGCGGCCAGGAGACCCCCTTCGAGGCGGTGCGGTTGGCGGTGACGCCTCCCCTGTCCACGACGCCCATCGCGGACGGAGGCAACGGGGGCTTCCTGCGCGACGGCGCCCGGTTGGTGGTGGTGGTGGTCTCGGACGAGGAGGATTGCAGCTCCACCCAGCGGCCGCCGCCGGTCGGGCTGACGGCGGACACCACCCGGGACATCTGCAGCGAGGAGGCGGAGAAGCTGACGCCGGTGCGGGAGTACTTCCGGATCCTGCGCGACCTGCGGGATGGGGAGGGACGGCCGCGCGAGGTCCTGTGGGCGACGATCGGTCCCGTGGGGCTGTCGGACAAGCAGGTCGGGGTGGTGCTGGACACGATGGCGCCAGACGGGCCGGTCGTACGCAACGTGGATTGCCCCACCTCCTATGGGCCCGGGTTCCGCCAGCGGGAGATGGCGTCGCTGTTCGACTCGGGGCTGAAGAACCTGGACTCCATCTGCCGGGCGAGCTTCCGGGACACCCTGGTGTCCATCGCCACGCTGGCCAGGACGTCGCAGAGCATCGAGGTGATGAACCTGCCGGATCCCCGGCTGGTGCAGGTGCAGGTGACGCGGGAGGACGACTCGGTGCAGACGTGCAGCGTGGCGGGGGGCGATCTGACGTACGAGCCGTCCACCGAGCAGCTCCCGGCGCGCCTGTTCTTCCAGTCCTCGTGCGAGAGGCGGCCAACCGACAAGAAGATCGAGGTGAAGGTGCTCTGCGCCAACTGA